In one Arachis duranensis cultivar V14167 chromosome 9, aradu.V14167.gnm2.J7QH, whole genome shotgun sequence genomic region, the following are encoded:
- the LOC107466196 gene encoding uncharacterized protein LOC107466196, translating into MKKQSKIDAIFKRKATNNVGVQTSQPSNLISQEVQVSELSNLTQNTHQHETKVPRLERDVDISLLERDPGKRRPIWQYNVNERDKIRRAYIIAVPYQPTNINYPASEKDAAYCLPCYLFGKHYGARNDGKNAFSELGFSNWKKVNNGVNCAFVCHEGSIPDSPHNLCVKSCDDLMAQSKHIDKVLDRHSDETIANNRLRLKTSINAIRWLAFQACAFRGDDESPGSLNRGNFIELIKLLASCNQNVNNVVLENALGNAQYISPGVQKDILHIFARKVRATIREEIGDSKFCIIIDEARDESKREQMSVVLRFVDKHGCVQERFFDLIHVSDTCSLTLKTEISSVLSRHNLDVQNLRGQGYDGASNMRGEWNGLQALFLKDCPFAYYIHCLAHRLQLALVSAAKEVCYVHQFFSKLTLIVNVVTISPKRHDQLRVAQANNVENLIANDQIVTGSGLNQIGTLQRAGDTRWGSHLNSLVMIFVKLCNEKIKTLIQRMRESSWEAFIKEVILFCEKHEVEVPDMNALHIPRRGRTCKIVDQISVEHHYRVNLFLAVIDTQLQELNGRFNNNMVELLTLSSTLDLRDNYKFFSVNKVCELVERFYPGDFSDQEKFHIRMQAQHYELDVSNHAELTNLCTISELCQGLTKTEKSLTYPLIRLVLTLPVSTATTERSFSAMNIVKNRLRNKMEDELLANCLLIYIEKKIVEKFDTDSIIDEFYDMKNRRVPLR; encoded by the exons ATGAAAAAGCAAAGTAAAATTGATGCAATTTTTAAGAGAAAAGCTACTAATAATGTTGGAGTTCAAACAAGTCAACCCTCAAATCTTATTTCACAAGAAGTTCAAGTAAGTGAGCTCTCTAATCTTACTCAAAATACACATCAACATGAAACCAAAGTACCAAGATTAGAAAGAGATGTTGATATCTCTTTACTAGAAAGGGATCCAGGAAAGCGACGTCCAATTTGGCAGTATAATGTCAATGAACGTGATAAGATTCGTAGAGCATACATAATAGCTGTGCCATATCAACCAACAAATATTAACTATCCAGCTTCTG AAAAAGATGCTGCTTATTGTTTGCCTTGCTACTTGtttggtaaacattatggtgcTCGCAATGATGGAAAAAATGCATTTTCAGAGTTAGGATTTAGTAATTGGAAGAAAGTAAACAATGGGGTAAATTGTGCATTTGTATGTCACGAGGGTTCTATTCCTGATTCTCCCCATAATTTATGTGTGAAATCTTGTGATGATTTAATGGCTCAATCTAAGCATATAGACAAAGTTCTTGATAGGCATAGTGATGAAACTATTGCAAATAACCGTTTAAGGTTGAAGACATCTATTAATGCTATTCGATGGCTTGCATTTCAAGCATGTGCATTTAGAGGCGATGATGAAAGTCCTGGATCTTTGAATAGGGGAAATTTTATTGAGTTAATTAAACTTTTAGCTTCCTGTAATCAGAATGTTAATAATGTTGTCCTTGAAAATGCTCTTGGGAATGCTCAATATATATCTCCCGGTGTTCAGAAAGATATATTGCATATCTTTGCTAGAAAAGTGCGTGCAACAATTCGAGAAGAAATTGGTGATtctaaattttgtataataattGATGAAGCAAGAGATGAGTCAAAGCGAGAACAAATGTCTGTGGTTTTGAGATTTGTAGACAAGCACGGTTGTGTTCAAGAAAGATTTTTTGATCTTATACATGTTTCTGATACATGTTCTTTGACATTGAAAACAGAAATTTCATCAGTTCTTTCTCGTCATAATCTTGATGTCCAAAATCTTAGGGGACAAGGGTATGATGGAGCTAGTAATATGCGTGGTGAATGGAATGGATTGCAAGCTCTATTTCTGAAAGATTGTCCTTTTGCTTATTACATTCATTGTCTTGCTCATCGATTACAATTAGCACTTGTTTCTGCAGCCAAAGAAGTTTGTTATGTTcatcaattcttttcaaaacttactCTAATTGTAAATGTTGTGACTATTTCTCCTAAACGTCATGATCAGTTAAGGGTTGCTCAAGCAAATAATGTTGAAAACTTAATTGCCAATGATCAAATTGTGACAGGTAGTGGACTTAATCAAATTGGTACTTTGCAAAGAGCTGGAGATACTAGATGGGGGTCTCATTTGAATTCT TTAGTCATGATCTTTGTCAAGCTTTGCAACGAAAAAATCAAGACTTTAATCCAAAGAATGAGAGAATCAAGTTGGGAGGCTTTCATAAAAGAAGTTATACTATTTTGTGAGAAACATGAAGTTGAAGTTCCTGATATGAATGCATTGCATATTCCTAGAAGAGGCCGAACTTGCAAAATTGTTGATCAAATTTCAGTGGAGCATCATTACCGTGTTAATTTATTTCTAGCTGTAATTGATACACAGTTGCAAGAGCTTAATGGAAGATTCAACAATAATATGGTGGAATTGCTTACTTTAAGTTCAACTTTAGATCTCAGAGATAATTATAAGTTCTTCAGTGTCAACAAAGTATGTGAATTAGTAGAACGGTTTTATCCAGGTGACTTCAGTGACCAAGAGAAATTTCACATTAGAATGCAAGCTCAACATTATGAACTTGATGTTTCTAATCATGCTGAATTAACTAACTTGTGCACAATTTCGGAGTTATGTCAAGGATTAACGAAGACAGAAAAGTCTTTAACATATCCTTTGATTCGCTTGGTATTAACTCTCCCTGTTTCAACTGCTACAACTGAGAGATCTTTTTCAgctatgaatattgtgaagaaTAGACTCAGAAACAAAATGGAAGATGAATTGCTTGCTAATTGTCTTTTGATTTACATTGAGAAGAAGATTGTTGAAAAATTTGACACAGATTCTATTAtcgatgaattttatgatatgaaGAATCGACGTGTACCACTTCGTTAG
- the LOC107466206 gene encoding NADH dehydrogenase [ubiquinone] flavoprotein 1, mitochondrial, translated as MRGILSLKRAALASRHSEKLGVSFRLLSTQAASNASTPQPPPPPPPPEKTHFGGLKDEDRIFTNLYGLHDPFLKGAMKRGDWYRTKDLVLKGTDWIVNEMKKSGLRGRGGAGFPSGLKWSFMPKTSDGRPSYLVVNADESEPGTCKDREIMRHDPHKLLEGCLIAGVGMRASAAYIYIRGEYVNERINLEKARKEAYAAGLLGKNACGSGYDFDVHIHYGAGAYICGEETALLESLEGKQGKPRLKPPFPANAGLYGCPTTVTNVETVAVSPTILRRGPEWFASFGRKNNSGTKLFCVSGHVNKPCTVEEEMSIPLKELIERHCGGVRGGWDNLLAVIPGGSSVPLIPKNICDDVLMDYDALKAVQTGLGTAAVIVMDKSTDVVDAIARLSYFYKHESCGQCTPCREGTGWLWMIMERMKVGNAKLEEIDMLQEVTKQIEGHTICALGDAAAWPVQGLIRHFRPELEKRIRERAERELLQATG; from the coding sequence ATGAGAGGAATTCTTTCTCTGAAGAGGGCAGCTTTGGCTTCCCGTCATAGCGAGAAGTTGGGTGTCAGTTTCAGATTGCTTAGCACTCAGGCTGCATCAAATGCTAGCACACCACAGCCTCCTCCACCACCTCCACCTCCAGAGAAAACCCATTTTGGTGGACTCAAGGATGAGGACAGGATTTTTACCAACTTATATGGGTTGCACGATCCTTTTCTTAAAGGTGCTATGAAGCGGGGTGACTGGTATCGCACCAAAGACCTGGTACTTAAGGGCACTGATTGGATTGTGAATGAAATGAAGAAGTCTGGCCTCCGTGGACGTGGTGGTGCTGGTTTTCCTTCTGGACTAAAATGGTCATTCATGCCAAAAACATCTGATGGACGCCCTTCCTATCTTGTTGTCAATGCTGATGAAAGTGAACCTGGGACTTGCAAAGACAGGGAAATTATGAGGCACGACCCACATAAGTTGCTAGAGGGTTGCTTGATTGCTGGAGTGGGAATGAGGGCTAGTGCTGCTTACATTTATATTCGGGGTGAATATGTGAATGAACGTATAAAtcttgaaaaggctaggaaagAGGCTTATGCAGCTGGTTTGTTGGGTAAGAATGCTTGCGGCTCAGGCTATGACTTTGATGTTCATATACACTATGGCGCTGGTGCTTATATTTGTGGTGAGGAaactgccctcttggagagcctTGAAGGAAAACAAGGTAAACCAAGATTGAAGCCGCCTTTCCCAGCCAATGCAGGATTGTATGGCTGTCCCACAACCGTGACAAATGTGGAAACTGTGGCTGTTTCTCCAACCATCCTTAGGCGTGGGCCAGAATGGTTTGCCAGTTTTGGTAGGAAGAACAACTCCGGGACGAAATTGTTTTGTGTGTCTGGACATGTGAACAAACCTTGCACtgttgaagaagaaatgagTATACCACTGAAGGAGTTAATAGAGAGACACTGTGGAGGTGTTAGAGGAGGATGGGATAATTTACTTGCAGTAATTCCTGGAGGATCATCtgttcccttgattccaaagaatATCTGTGATGATGTGTTGATGGATTACGATGCATTGAAGGCTGTCCAGACTGGATTGGGAACTGCCGCTGTGATTGTGATGGATAAATCAACTGATGTTGTGGATGCCATTGCGAGGCTTTCTTACTTCTACAAGCATGAGAGCTGTGGGCAGTGTACACCATGCAGGGAGGGAACAGGATGGCTTTGGATGATCATGGAAAGAATGAAAGTTGGGAATGCAAAGCTAGAAGAAATTGATATGCTTCAGGAGGTGACTAAGCAAATTGAAGGACACACCATCTGTGCATTGGGTGATGCCGCTGCATGGCCAGTGCAGGGTCTTATCAGGCATTTTAGGCCAGAACTTGAGAAGAGGATTAGGGAGCGAGCAGAAAGGGAGTTGCTGCAAGCTACTGGTTAG